In the Bacillus tuaregi genome, one interval contains:
- the yppF gene encoding YppF family protein, which produces MLEELKNHFEKVKNRNPLHVNELLDHIQRRYIHGELSIVEYKKFYSELDKLNAQKPDSFIFASMG; this is translated from the coding sequence ATGTTGGAAGAGTTAAAGAATCATTTTGAGAAAGTGAAAAATCGTAACCCATTACATGTAAATGAGTTGCTGGATCATATTCAAAGACGATACATACATGGTGAGCTATCCATCGTTGAATACAAAAAGTTTTACTCCGAGCTAGATAAACTTAATGCACAAAAGCCGGATTCATTTATTTTTGCCTCAATGGGTTAA